One genomic segment of Plasmodium cynomolgi strain B DNA, chromosome 14, whole genome shotgun sequence includes these proteins:
- a CDS encoding methyltranserase (putative): MCPLWKNPISKLTNVISIKNLCAEQENPFLLQIRDYETSEKKRLCSFYGPLQICKSGNMRPFFDSDIVVNFTLSEEAVQNEKKIIESNRRVLRECQKEKLISEGKKNWDKFYHHYKTNFFKDRKWIRIEFDHIFRGETSIDDEQTGDAMQDGGEGATQVESTKEKKLVLEIGCGVGNTLIPLLMQYEHLNCVGIDFSKNAINLLNEKWNRVVSLNEQLKGAASEGTSNGCGNEVCKEENNGCGNEVGKEANSRGGNEVGKEENNGCGNEVGKEANNRGGNEANNRGGNEANNRGGNEAKRKRRTTGRMPLK, from the exons ATGTGCCCGCTGTGGAAGAACCCCATATCGAAATTGACAAATGTTATCTCAATTAAAAACTTGTGTGCAGAGCAGGAAAATCCGTTTTTGTTGCAAATTAGGGACTACGAAACGTCCGAAAAAAAGCGA CTGTGTTCATTTTATGGCCCCCTCCAAATTTGCAAATCAGGAAATATGAGACCTTTCTTCGATTCCGACATTGTGGTCAATTTTACCCTTTCGGAAGAAGCAgtacaaaatgagaagaaaattattgaaAGCAATCGGCGCGTTTTGCGCGAGTGCCAGAAGGAGAAACTGATAagtgaggggaaaaagaactGGGATAAGTTTTACCATCATTACAaaaccaatttttttaaagatagGAAGTGGATAAGAATCGAGTTCGACCACATCTTCAGGGGAGAGACGTCCATAGATGATGAGCAGACTGGGGATGCCATGCAAGACGGTGGGGAAGGCGCAACACAAGTGGAGAGTacgaaggagaagaagctcGTACTCGAAATCGGATGCGGAGTCGGAAATACGTTAATACCGCTACTAATGCAGTACGAACATTTAAACTGCGTCGGGATAgacttttcgaaaaatgcaaTAAATCTGCTGAATGAGAAGTGGAACCGGGTGGTCAGTTTGAATGAGCAGTTGAAGGGAGCGGCGAGCGAAGGGACAAGTAATGGGTGCGGCAACGAGGTAtgcaaagaggaaaacaaCGGGTGCGGCAACGAGGTAGGCAAGGAGGCAAACAGCAGGGGAGGTAACGAGGTGggcaaagaggaaaacaaCGGGTGTGGTAACGAGGTAGGCAAAGAGGCAAACAACAGGGGCGGTAACGAGGCAAACAACAGGGGCGGCAACGAGGCAAACAACAGGGGCGGCAACGAGGCAAAGAGGAAACGGAGAACAACCGGACGAATGCCGCTGAAGTGA